A single Melopsittacus undulatus isolate bMelUnd1 chromosome 11, bMelUnd1.mat.Z, whole genome shotgun sequence DNA region contains:
- the SGSH gene encoding N-sulphoglucosamine sulphohydrolase isoform X2: MGWIPDWKPQLYRPEQVQVPHFVPDTPAARADLAAQYTTIGRMDQGIGLVLEELHRAGFHNSTLVIYTSDNGIPFPGGRTNLYRSGTAEPLLLSSPEHRERWGQVSQAFTSLLDLTPTILDWFSIPYPSYSIFGTKQVHLTGKSLLPALESEQPWDTTFSSQSHHEVTMYYPMRAIQHQQFRLIHNLNYKMPFPIDQDFYVSPTFQDLLNRTRAGQATHWNKTLHQYYYRDRWELFDCSIDPTESQNLVSDPRYAPIFQLLRVQLLKWQWDTGDPWVCAPDAVLEEKLSPQCRPLHNEL; encoded by the exons ATGGGCTGGATTCCCGACTGGAAGCCACAGCTCTACCGCCCAGAGCAAGTGCAG GTCCCACACTTTGTTCCAGACACACCGGCTGCCCGGGCGGACCTGGCAGCCCAGTACACAACCATCGGGCGCATGGACCAAG GGATAGGGCTGGTCCTGGAGGAGCTGCACCGAGCTGGCTTCCACAACAGCACACTGGTGATCTACACCTCTGACAATGGCATCCCCTTCCCTGGCGGCAGGACCAACCTCTACCGGTCGGGCACAGCTGAGCCCCTGTTGCTCTCCTCCCCGGAGCACAGGGAGCGCTGGGGCCAGGTCAGCCAGGCCTTCACCAGCCTGCTGG ACCTGACGCCGACCATTCTGGACTGGTTCTCCATCCCCTACCCTTCTTACAGCATCTTTGGCACGAAGCAGGTGCATCTCACTGGGAAGTCTCTCCTGCCAGCACTGGAGTCGGAGCAGCCCTGGGACACCACCTTCAGCAGCCAGAGCCACCATGAGGTGACCATGTACTACCCCATGCGAGCCATCCAGCACCAACAGTTCCGCCTCATTCACAACCTCAACTACAAGATGCCCTTTCCCATCGACCAGGACTTCTACGTCTCACCCACTTTCCAAGACCTGCTCAACCGCACCAGGGCCGGGCAGGCAACCCACTGGAACAAGACCCTGCACCAGTACTACTATAGAGACCGCTGGGAGCTCTTCGACTGCAGCATTGACCCCACGGAGAGCCAGAACCTGGTCTCAGACCCCCGCTATGCTCCCATCTTCCAGCTGCTCCGTGTGCAGCTCCTGAAGTGGCAGTGGGACACGGGGGACCCCTGGGTGTGTGCTCCTGATGCTGTCCTGGAGGAGAAGCTGAGCCCCCAGTGCCGGCCACTGCACAATGAGCTGTAA
- the SGSH gene encoding N-sulphoglucosamine sulphohydrolase isoform X1, producing MRLWVLELLLVAFRTGGDRPPAPARNVLLLLADDGGFESGAYNNSAIRTPNLDALARRSVVFQNAFTSVSSCSPSRASILTGLPQHQNGMYGLHQDVHHFNSFDSVRSLPQLLSQAHIRTGIIGKKHVGPEAVYPFDFAYTEENSSVLQVGRNITRIKALVRQFLHSQDERPFFLYVAFHDPHRCGHSQPQYGPFCEKFGNGESGMGWIPDWKPQLYRPEQVQVPHFVPDTPAARADLAAQYTTIGRMDQGIGLVLEELHRAGFHNSTLVIYTSDNGIPFPGGRTNLYRSGTAEPLLLSSPEHRERWGQVSQAFTSLLASLARSRCISLGSLSCQHWSRSSPGTPPSAARATMR from the exons ATGCGGCtctgggtgctggagctgctgctggtcgCGTTCAGGACCGGCGGGGACAGGCCCCCGGCCCCTGCCCGCAAcgtgctgctcctcctgg CAGATGACGGTGGCTTCGAGAGTGGCGCCTACAACAACTCGGCCATCCGGACACCCAACCTGGATGCGCTGGCTCGGCGCAGTGTGGTTTTCCAGAACGCCTTCACCTCCGTCAGCAGCTGCTCCCCGAGCCGGGCCAGCATCCTCACGGGCTTGCCCCAG CACCAGAACGGGATGTATGGGCTGCATCAGGATGTGCACCACTTCAACTCCTTCGATAGCGTGCGCAGCCTGCCCCAGCTGCTCAGCCAAGCACACATCCGGACAG GCATAATTGGGAAGAAGCACGTTGGGCCTGAGGCCGTTTATCCCTTCGACTTTGCCTACACGGAGGAGAACAGCTCGGTCTTGCAGGTCGGGAGAAACATCACCCGAATCAAAGCGCTTGTCCGGCAGTTCCTGCACAGCCAGGATGAGAG GCCTTTCTTCCTCTATGTCGCCTTCCATGACCCACACCGCTGTGGGCACTCCCAGCCCCAGTACGGGCCCTTCTGTGAGAAATTCGGCAATGGAGAGAGCGGCATGGGCTGGATTCCCGACTGGAAGCCACAGCTCTACCGCCCAGAGCAAGTGCAG GTCCCACACTTTGTTCCAGACACACCGGCTGCCCGGGCGGACCTGGCAGCCCAGTACACAACCATCGGGCGCATGGACCAAG GGATAGGGCTGGTCCTGGAGGAGCTGCACCGAGCTGGCTTCCACAACAGCACACTGGTGATCTACACCTCTGACAATGGCATCCCCTTCCCTGGCGGCAGGACCAACCTCTACCGGTCGGGCACAGCTGAGCCCCTGTTGCTCTCCTCCCCGGAGCACAGGGAGCGCTGGGGCCAGGTCAGCCAGGCCTTCACCAGCCTGCTGG CATCTTTGGCACGAAGCAGGTGCATCTCACTGGGAAGTCTCTCCTGCCAGCACTGGAGTCGGAGCAGCCCTGGGACACCACCTTCAGCAGCCAGAGCCACCATGAGGTGA
- the SLC26A11 gene encoding sodium-independent sulfate anion transporter: MAAPGPRQSSGGCPCPWPAARRRLPVLRWLPRYSLAWLRLDLVAGLSVGLTVVPQALAYAEVAGLPPEYGLYSSFMGCFVYCFLGTAKDVTLGPTAIMSLLVSSYAFHEPVYAILLTFLSGCIQLAMGLLHLGFLLDFISCPVIKGFTSAASITISFNQIKNILGLRGIPRQFFLQVFEMLRRIGETRVGDAVLGLACLALLAGLRAMKSRLPQATRVESLPVRVSYLIVWTTTTARNAVVVLSAGLVAYSFQVMGSQPFTLTGSIPQGLPAFRLPHFSMVTPNGTVPFQSMVEDMGVGLAVVPLMGLLETIAIAKAFASQNDYRIDPNQELLAMGFANILGSFVSSYPITGSFGRTAVNAQSGVCTPAGGLITGALVLLSLAYLTSLFYYIPKAALAAVIISAVVPMFDAGIFRTLWRVKRLDLVPLCVTFLLCFWEIQYGIMAGMLVSGILLLYSIARPPIKVSEVSDGDMLLVQPWSSLHFPAVECLRDAVCSHALTASPPRSVILDCCHISSIDYTVVVGLAELLQELHKHGLSLAFCRLQDPVLQVLLSADLEGFQHFPSWEEAERCGGAELGGSRAATRSSASTSQSSLLPAGLIQ; this comes from the exons ATGGCGGCCCCGGGGCCCCGGCAGAGCAGCGGGGGCTGCCCGTGCCCGTGGCcggcggcgcggcggcggctccCGGTGCTGCGCTGGCTCCCCCGATACAGCCTGGCCTGGCTGCGGCTCGACCTGGTGGCGGGGCTCAGCGTGGGGCTCACGGTGGTGCCGCAGGCGCTCGCCTACGCCGAGGTGGCGGGGCTGCCGCCCGAG TACGGTCTCTACTCTTCCTTCATGGGCTGCTTTGTCTACTGCTTCCTGGGCACCGCCAAGGACGTGACGCTGGGTCCCACGGCCATCATGTCGCTGCTTGTCTCCTCTTACGCGTTCCATGAGCCTGTCTATGCCATCCTTCTCACCTTCCTCTCTGGCTGCATCCAGCTGGCCATGGGGCTCCTGCACCTCG GGTTTCTTCTGGACTTCATTTCCTGCCCGGTCATTAAAGGGTTTACATCAGCTGCTTCCATCACCATTAGCTTCAACCAGATCAAG AACATCCTGGGGCTGCGGGGGATCCCTCGGCAGTTTTTCCTGCAGGTGTTTGAGATGCTGCGGAGGATTGGGGAGACCAG GGTtggggatgctgtgctggggctggcctgcctggctctgctggcagggCTCCGGGCCATGAAGAGCCGCCTGCCCCAAGCCACCCGTGTGGAGTCGCTGCCTGTCAGGGTCAGCTACCTCATTGTCTGGACCACCACCACGG CACGCAACGCCGTCGTGGTCCTGTCTGCCGGCCTGGTTGCTTACTCCTTCCAGGTGATGGGGTCCCAGCCATTCACACTCACTGGCAGCATCCCCCAGGGCCTCCCGGCATTCCGGCTGCCACACTTCTCCATGGTTACACCCAACGGCACCGTCCCCTTCCAGAGCATGGTGGAG GACATGGGGGTCGGGCTGGCCGTGGTGCCGCTCATGGGCCTGCTGGAGACCATTGCGATTGCCAAGGCTTTTG CCTCGCAGAATGATTACAGGATTGACCCcaaccaggagctgctggctaTGG GCTTTGCCAACATCCTGGGCTCCTTCGTCTCATCGTATCCCATCACGGGCAGCTTTGGCCG GACAGCGGTGAACGCGCAGTCGGGTGTCTGCACCCCCGCGGGAGGGCTCATCACAG GTGCCCTGGTGCTGCTCTCGCTGGCGTACCTCACCTCGCTCTTCTACTACATCCCCAAAGCGGCGCTGGCTGCTgtcatcatctcagctgtggtgCCCATGTTTGATGCTGGGATCTTCAGGACGCTCTGGCGGGTTAAGA GGCTGGACCTTGTGCCCCTCTGCGTGACgttcctgctctgcttctggGAGATCCAGTATGGCATCATGGCCGGGATGCTGGTCTCAGGGATTCTCCTGCTCTACTCCATTGCCAGGCCCCCAATAAAG GTGTCTGAGGTGTCAGATGGGGACATGCTCCTTGTGCAGCCGTGGAGCAGCCTGCACTTCCCTGCTGTTGAGTGCCTCCGGGATGCTGTGTGCAGCCATGCTCTCACAG catctccaccGCGCTCCGTTATCCTGGACTGTTGTCACATCAGCAGCATTGATTACACGGTGGTGGtggggctggcagagctgctgcaggagctgcacaaGCACGGCCTCTCGCTGGccttctgcaggctgcag GACCCTGTTCTCCAAGTCCTGCTGTCTGCAGACTTAGAGGGATTCCAGCATTTCCCCAGCTGGGAGGAGGCAG AGCGGTGcggaggagcagagctggggggcagcagggcagccaCCAGGTCCAGCGCCAGCACCAGCCAGAGCTCACTGCTGCCTGCGGGGCTCATCCAGTGA